The Phoenix dactylifera cultivar Barhee BC4 chromosome 12, palm_55x_up_171113_PBpolish2nd_filt_p, whole genome shotgun sequence genome includes the window GATATTTGATGTTAGCAACATTTGTTTAAAGCCTTAGGTCAATTGAACCCCCCAAGGAGTGCAACtgattgtaccaaaaaaaaaaaaaaagagtgcaaCTGTGTGGAGTTAGGATTCATGAGAGCTAGATATGGTCCCATATTCTGGTGATGAGACCAGGCAATAAGATATATGGTCCGAGAGTTTGATGAGATGCATGGATCAGAGGCAGGACTCCTAGTTATTAGACTTCTAGGATACTCAAGCAGTAGGACCTGATCATAAGCCCCCACCTTGGCCACAGGGAAGAAGACAACTTTACCACAACTGACATAAGCaacgaaaaaataaataaaaaaatggtcaacaaaagaatttaaaaaaactttttttcatacaaataaaattctcatattttataaaaaaattcattaaaaatataaaaaatctatttttctgccggttagaaattgagattttttttttcaaaactactTTTAAGTCTTCAAAATTCAGAAATAACATTTTTCTCTTATTATgtgtataatagatattttgtataatttttttaaaaaaataaatgctcaACTAAATATAAACCATTTTGAAATGATGGTCAATCAAAtatactaaaattattttttcgagCAACATATTCTCAAAAATTAGCTTCCAAAAAAACTATTTCAATGGATAAGAAAAAATCTTgcgaatctaaaagttaaaacaCTTATAATGGCATGGACCAGCAAGAGCTAGGTTGCAGCCAGCATGACTCAGAGTCTCAGAGCATGATGCTGCCATGCGATAACGTTCTCGAATGATTTATGGGCCAACGTGATTTACCTAAGACAGGGAAAAAGTTCCATTGGCTTGGATTCTTGAGTCAAACTTGATCCAAGCTCACATCAAGGCGGCACCCAAACTCATGTcccatttaatttaaattttagctCAAAATGAGCTCACTTGAACTCAAAGTTCAAGCTCGATATTAGTTTCAAACACGATTGATCAGGCCCATGTTTCGTCTAGCACAGCTCAATCACACCCCCACATACACCCACCAATAATTATCTCGCACAACAAGATACATGACTAAAACTGGAAATATCTCATGTCCAAGCCAAGGTGTGCGACCTTGTGATAGAGCCCTAGTTCACTGCGACATTATGGCCAACACCTTGTGGAGATAAAGAATCATTGACATATTTGAAGGGCAAGACACAGCTAGGCAGACAGCAAATCGATGGTAACGCAAAACAAGGAATCATCAAAACAGCAATACTCTCAAACACAGGCTAAAGGAAATTCATGCAGGATGCGGACAGCAGAACCTCCTAAAGCCGTGCTACTTTGAAAATGACACCTTGATACCGATGCGCAAAGGCAATGCTAATAGCAATTCACAGTTCTAAAAAAAcattcaaattaaaatatgccataccGGCCCAAAACAGATGGTACAAAACATACACAAACCATAATGATTCGATATCAATATCCAATACGGACGGCATATCGAATATCAATACGTCAAAAAAATCCATATTATACCATATcaatactatgcaagtatgaCAACAGTATGAAATCCAATACCAAGACGGCGAATCTTAATTCAAATGATAGACTTAGCCAGGTTCATGCATGTCAACAAACTACAGAATACAGATAAGAGGGTCAAATCCTCCCCAGGCATTGAAAAAGTTCATCCAACTGCACACATTTACCAACAATATGAACTACTACTACTTTCCATAGGTAgctgattctaatattaaagTTAATGTAGATAACAAAGATCCACTTCGACTGGCAATTCCTTATTAATTCTCTCAATGCATGCATTTAGTTTTGTGCATCAAAATGACACGAATGACTGAGAACATTCTCAAAATTTTGCTTTTAAGAGGCCTTTTCCTGGTCCAAGCATGATACATCTCACTCACTTTGACAGCTAGAATATAAAGCTAATAATATGAATCATTCATGGAGTGTTCCCAGTATGTCGTCATCCCTGAACAGATGATACCTGAAATGAAATAAACAAAATTAGTGGTCATTGGCATCGGAATGAAGAGTTATAGTAGGCTACAATTTTCATTGCAGCATAAATAAAgacaggaaaagaagaaaagaaatctaaGAACTAGCCAAATGCATTATTACTTCAAAAGCTAATATAACTGGGagaaaccaaattgtaaagttGTTTAGCAATTAGTTCAGCTTACACTATGCATTATGAATCAATGCAATGTCTTAAACcttaaacaaagaaaaagatataCAGTAAGTTTGCAGGGAAAAAACACAATTGTGTATAATACAATTGTGTGAAAAAAAGGGCCTAAGCAAACTCGCAAAAAGCCTTTGTCTTCACGAACATAAAGTTAAAAGCAAAAGTGGGTTTCTCTCATCATAGCAGCAGAAAATTAAATATACAAAcatatttctatattttattGATCAATAGTGAAGAAAAACTTCAATAAACATTCACGGAGGGattaagagagagaggaggaccgagaagaaaaaaatgaaaaagactgCAAGCCCTGCCCAAAAACCAATACAGAAGGATGGTGCCCATAGTCTCCAAAACTGCCGATATGATTGATCTATGTGTGTAACCCAACAAAACACAAATCCATCAACCAATCACAGATAAATCTTGTAACTAATATGAAGCCACATTTCTGATATATACATCTGCTTGGGATTAAAATGTAAAAGAAAAggatggagaaaaaaaaacgAGCTTACTCCTTGTCGCCCAGTTTTACTTCAGTTCCTCCATACTCAGGTAAAAGGACCATGTCTCCTTCCTTCACGGAAACAGGGATAACATTCCCATCCCTATCACGTGCACCAGGGCCTACTGCTACAACTTTTCCAGAATTCAACTAAAACAAAAGGTAAAAAgataaacaaattaaaaatgatCAATTAAATAATAGTGAGCATGTCCATTCAAATCTACATTGAGAAAATGATGAAAAATGttgcaatttaaaaaaaaaaaaaaacattgacaaAAACAAGTTCAGGATATATGTTCCGTAATAGCAAGACTACAATAAATTACATTTTCACAGATGATGATATGACAGCCTAATTGAATTCATATTAACCAAAAATAGCATATTTACCCAATAGCCTAGCCGTGTCAGACAATAATGGAACCAACTTAAATAGGATGGTTAGAAGGACCTTAATAAGAAGGCACTTTCATCATCAAACAAGATTAACCTGCATTCAAGATAGTTCTTTGCATCAGGGAAAGCAGCTGTAAGTCAGCTTAGGGAATGCAGGGAAGAACTGCAAGAGAAGTGCATCTGGGATGTGGTTGAGTCTTCCTTGATGCACCTCATACTATCTTGTAAGGGTTTCTCATTTCCAATGTAGGTCATGTTCTAGGGAACACTAGAGTTGGGTCACTGCAGAAAAACAAGCAAATTGAGAGTCTAGCAGCATTTTTTAAGCCTGGTTTGATTCTTTATAAAATACTTATCTAAATTCTCGGAGTTATGGGCCACACAGTAGGGTAGAAGAAGCTAAGACAGCAGGTGCATAAAATCAGATTCTTGTTGGCATTTTGGTGGTAGTATAGACCTTTGGAGTATTAAACAGTGTTAAAATTAGGGCAAGGGACACTCTCCAAactttataatttatttgatgGTATTTGAAATTTTTGTTTCTGTCAATTTTGGCCAGAACTGACTGAACTTACTTTTTTTAACAACTATATATGCTTAATATCATACAACATTTTCTAAAATTTGTCGATAGTATGTAATAGCATATACCGAAAGGCTCTAATAATCTGATCTACATTATTTTTGGCCAATCGTTGTTATTATAGTGGTATAATCATGATGTGCTTTAACAAATTAGAAAGCAATGCGTGTTCCTGTAACTCTTCCTTTTCTTGCTTagatgagtttttttttctctttcctatGAAAAAATTGATACATTAAATgagataatgaaataaaatgggTTTTTACTCTGATTCTTTTTCAAGCTTAGAttcttgaaataaaaatagaatgaaAAATGATTACATGGCAAATGGCTTCGAATAAGACATGCTTAAATGATGCTTTTCTTGCTCAGATGTGTTAATAAAATGAAATAGAATAAGATGTGCTTAgacagaattttttttctttcttacatggttattaaaatgaaatatagAAATACGCTTATAggatgaaattttaaaaaatgggGAAAACATAGGAAATTATTAAAGCATAAGATATCTAATGCATCAAACTTTAAATTAACTTAGTCTGAAACTACCAAACTACACAAATAATAATCCTAGATAActaaaacataataaaataatgTGCAATAACTTTTCTTGGCTATGAAATAACTTTCCTtaacttttttcttattttttctatttttatctcTATTAACTTTTCTGACCAAAATTACAAATCGCGAAGTCAAACTGCCAAAACCAAGAAAATTGCCAAAATTGAAATTCTATGAAGAGAACAAAACCAGCTTTTAGAACCTTGATGGAAAGGATGGCATGCAATCATCTGTAAGAAAACTCAATTGACTCTCTTGTCTCTCTATTGAGAGAGAAACAAGAATAATGCTCCCAAAAGATAAAAGTATTGGCAATTCTCAGAAGCACATTCTATTTGTGCATATGTATGTTGAGGAAGGGGTTTTGAGTGCCAAAAGGTTCCCAATGCCATTACCCTTTTGCCATGGCTCTTAGGATCCTCCAATCCCAACACCTGCAGTATCTTCCAACATGAAATAAGCTCCCCAAAAAGCATGCATGCACATGTGCACACATCCCAAAAGAAAGGAACAAATGACATAAAGCAGCATCTGACTATCCAAATTTGCTAACCTCAtaactaatatttttttaaaaaaatatcccTCTCCATGCATGCCCACCACTATAACAATGCTCTCAATCAAATCCTACAGACTCGATTCTCATGaaattttaaaaggaaaaaaaaaaagaaggtgcTTCTAAAATTCCAGGATTTTCCACTACAACCCACTCAGGGTATTTTAGGAATGTTATATCAACAATCATCCAAAGCATCTTATAAAGGCATGACTGAGGCTTGGTAACTGTACTGGTTGATACGAAGAATAAGTATCAAAAAATCAAGTCAACCTTCAAGGAGTTAGATAACCCACAGTAGATCCTACAGGGAAGCAATCCCCTCAAAATTCTCATTTTCTAAAAATCTCCCCAACTATAATAATCATGCACCAGGATCCCTATCTCAAAGCTATACAATGGACTATAAAGCAAGCAGCAGCCAAGACAGTATGATTATATTACAAATATCTTATCCTTACTGTATCACCCTTCGGAACCACAAACCAACACAGCTTTAAGGCATCTACAGAAGAAAAGatcattattaaataaataagaaaccaAAGAACCAACAATTTAGAGGTGGTTGAAGACATCCTTTAAGTTAGAAAGGTATTTTTATCACctcaaaaaattatgaaatgtCAATTAAGAAATAAAAGTTAAACATTAAAAACTGACAAGAAATTATTGAACATATCTGCTACCATTGACTTTTTTTCAAAACACGCACCAGTTGATTGCTTCAATGTAGGAGTCAAGGCCAAGGCCTCCAGAGTCCAGACCAACAATGTGCAACCATTGAAAAAATGGCGTGATAATATTGTTGAAAATTTTACATGTGTATAGTTTTCCATTCTCCAGTTTCTTGATTGAAAATCTTGTTGGGCTTGACATCTTTTGATAGAAGTGCGAAGCACCAGAATATGATATACCAACAAGAATTGTGATTTGTCATGGTGTCGATGTTTCTTAAATCATCAAGAAACCAAGATTTTGATATGCCAAATGGTTATCTAGTAAGAATTTAAAAGAATAAGTATTGGGATTTTCAGAGAGTATTCAAGTGTTTTACGTGTCGAGCAAAGCAATCTAAAATACCCATTTAGCAAAGTAGAAAGCGCCCAGCTTTCAAAAGAAATAACAATaaggaaaaaatagaaaagaaaataaagggaGGATAATAAAACCATGAACTAGCAATTGCCTATGCGTAACAACCAACTAACACAGTGtacctaaaaaaagaaaatgctgaAACCTTCAAACCAACATCCAGATACAATTGCAACTGAGTGACAATAAGCACCATATTGTCACGGTGCCAAATTCAGTAGCAGCCGATTCGAGCATTCTTGACAAGGTTGCAAACATAGGACCGTTGGATTCCCTACCACATCCTCATGTGCTCACCATGAAAAGTAAAGAATTGCCCTTTAATGTTACAACCCCATAAACCACAGGTAGGAGCCATAAACCGATCCATAGAGCACACGAAAAACTAATCAAATGCTATTGAAGTGCCAAGCAAGCCAACCAACACAGAATCAATTACTGAAAATAGAAACAGCACAGGATAAACATAAAAGAGTGGCCTGTTCACTATTGGAGCACAAACTAGGGCTCCAAGGGTGTAATTCACCACAAATCGCATGaaaaatccccaaaaaaatCAGTTCAAACAAGATCCAGAGGCAGAAAAGATAGATTATCTGATTCTTTACGAGAAGAAAAGGGTCCAAAAATGACACCTTGGTGGTCTTCTCAGGGAGAAGAATTCCAGCATTAGTCTTGGAAGGGGGAACGATCTTCTCAACAAGAACGCGATTAAGGGAAGGAATGAGACGCTTGGCCATGGGCAATGGAGGATCGAGCGGTGGTTTCTTGAAGTGTGGATGGCCCTGGGGTACGGCGATGGGGGACGTTTAGGGCTTGAGGAGAGGTTTTTTGGGCGAGGAAGGGGTTTTAAGAAGGTTCTGGAAAGGCCTCATTAGAATTAGAAATCGGAAAAGAGGAACATTCTCGAACAATTGCTGATTTCGGCGACCGGGGCTAAAACTCGGTAAAGTAAGTACCCACGAACGATCTGCTtttgtgggaaaaaaaaaaaaaaacgatctGCTTTAAACAGATCCAGATTTAATATAAAGACATTTAGATTATAAATGATGAACCATCTACGCCCATTTTTTTTACCCTATTTAACTTATTTTGATCTATTTAATGATTTCATCGGGTGAAAACACTActcatttaacctatttaaaacatgtttaatttgtttaaactagttaaaatctatttattattttatttcatttgatCTACTTAATGTGTTTAAACTATTTAATCGAACCTGGCATGTTTAATAAATGAATCAGATTATATGTTTAATAAACATATTAGATTCAGATCTGAATTTTTAATCTGTTCAATAAATAGTTCAGATTCGAGTTAACGAATTTTTGATCTGATCCTTATCTAATTTGAACTGATTCAATTGCAACCCCTAATTAGTGGGCATTACTCATCGTATGTGTGGATGGATGCACACAAGtgaaatatttatatttgtacACTTATCTTCTACTTATTagtattgaaattatttttaataatttattatgtaTAATTGGCAGGCATCTTAGGAAGAGAGTAAAAAAAGGGCACTTGGGAGCAACATGATTGAGTTTTACTTTTCTAATTTCTTGTGATTACCTTTGAACATGACTTATCGAGATATTTTTTATTACTAGTCATAAAACATGGCCGCTAAATATTTTCGGATATAGAAAAATTTAAACAatttttatctaaaaaaattaaaattagttgattactattttttgaaaaatagataCTTTGAGCGAAGTGTTGTAGATCTTGTTGAGATCCAATAGTGGGTATCATCCATTGAAGAATTCTAAATGGAGATatcataaattaaaaaaaaaattatagtgcTAGGATTAAGATTATACATATGCACAGGTAGTTCAAAGAGAGCAACTCACAAACAACCCGagtttggcttatatgacagCATAAAGATAAGGAAGAGCTTTTCTAAACTAGCTTGGTAGAAGATGAACAGAAAACTTATTGAATTTGATatgttaaataaaatttttaaacaaaaaattagagaggttatcaaaagaaataaaattgatATACAATAGAACATATTTGCCCAATGGCTTAGGCATTCTCTTCATGAAAACATGAAACATGTAGTCCCTTGAGAAGCATCGGGCAAATATATAATATGAATTCTACGAGGATCCATGTaagcatatgtttagtcccacattgactatgtactgagtaaatcttaaatatttatatagggtcaagaaactcaaataacacATTCTAGCTAGTCTTTTTAAAGAAGAACATGGGTTGTGATAAATTCTAAGGAGAATGATGGTTGTTAGCTTGGTATCCAAATTTTGGCCTTCTCATGGATGATGAAACACGTATGATGGCTTTTAACTATAATCACAATTTGTTCCTCATTAGAACCTCAGCTTGCTGATGGCTGCCTTCCACTAGATGGGCTTTTAGTTGATCAACAAAGTACTTGCATCAAGGCAACAGATATGAACAGATATGATCTGATGAATTTGCATATTACACTTGAAAAACCAGTTGGATTGCATAACACACCCAACACATGCATTTACTCATTCTCGGGACCCTTATCTTGAAGATTCCAAAATTTATGTTGCTAATGAGAAATTCATAACCTGAATCCTAATTTTTCCGAAACAGGTCATTCTGGAAACAGTAGTATATTTTGACTCCCATTCTGTGATTCTAGCAAGCATTTCAACCCAAAGTTTGCAAGCTGAAGATGCATAGAAGTATCCTGCTATCAACAACAGGAACCTTCAGATCTCGAGTTgcatttattttaatttgtatACAGAACATATTAAATGAAGCTTGCCTGCCCATGAGATGACTCGACTTTATTTTACTAAGAACATAGAGACCATATTAAATTAGATAATTGATGGATCCTCCTGTACCATTCTACATTATATCTTAGATGCATCTGCAGTAATCCGGCTCAGAGCAATGGCAGTTTTCGACCCAGACTGACGCCCCAAATGCTTGCAGATGAAGTCACCAGCAGCCATTAGTTTGCTCAGGTCCACATTGGTCTTTATGCCTAGCCCATGGAGCATGTAGACGACGTCCTCAGTAGCGACATTTCCCGAAGCACCCTTTGCATAGGGGCAACCTCCCAGCCCCGCAACCGATGAATCCACTGTGCTGATACCCATCTGTAAGAATGAAAGGTAAGCTGCTCAAATGAAGAGCCAATTAAACCTGGTTTTATGGCTAAGCATCGAAAGAAGTCACCTACTTGGAGGGAGACCAGAATATTTGGGAGAGACTGGCCATATGTATCATGAAAATGGACAGCAAGCTTCTCTACAGGAATGACAGACATGACAGCCTCAAGCATTGGAACTACAGTGCCTACACAACAAAAGGGAATAGTGTTATTATAGGAAAGTTAAAAGATACAAACAATAATGTCTCACTAGCAACACCTAATCAGCGACCATCTCTGGTAATGATTTTTCTTGTGGAGACTGGAGGCACGAGAGAATCGTTTGATTTTTCAAAATCAGTATCTAATTGGTCCAAGACTGTATAGAGGTAAACTATATAGAGATCTGACGTAATTGATCTGCAAAATTCTTTTTCATAAAGTTTCTTTTGTCGTAACTCATAAGAAATGGGGCCCAGGCCACACTAGAGCCTTTAATATTGCTAACAGCAAATCTGCACTATGTTACATATATGTTAGGCCTCAATCTCAAGTGCTAAAGTGGAGATCATAACTATCATATTCTGTGCATGAGCATTCTGAATAGAATGCTATTGCTTTGCACACAATCTCCTCCGATAACTCCTTAATCATGCTATTGGAGAGACTGACCTATTTCTTGTTATGAAACTTTCACTCACTTTTGTTGTTCTCATTATGGCATCTACCTTCTCACAAGGAATTACATATGTTTATATGCTCCAAATCTGTTGAAGCTCTCCAAATTTCCATTTTTGTGTGATCATTTACGTTATGTTGTTAATATAGAATTTTTCCAAGTGAAGTGGGCAATGGCACAATGGTCGCACCCCTCCTCCAAACGGAGGAAGTCCTGGGTTCAGTTCTTAATATGGTGTTTTCCCTAAAATTTGGACCTAGGGGACCTAGCCCCACCCcacaactcaaaaaaaaaaaaacacaaaaataaccaaaaaatCATCCATTATTTATAGAATGAGTTGAGATAGAATGGTACTAACAATTCTGCACACCGAAATGCACTCATACTACTAGACTACCAATATTATTTATAGATCTTTGTCATGGTTGCAATGTGCGCACAATTATGATTGAGCGAAAGCCCAAGTCTTACCTGGAGTACCAACTCCAATTGTATCACCAAGTGAAATCTCGTAGCAGCCCATGTCATAAAGCTCTTTCGCCACATATGCCACCTTTGATGGAAGCACAGATCCTTCTACTGGACATCCGATAACACATGACACATACCTATCAATTTAAAATTGATTACTTAAAAGTCGGTAATTGTACTAAAATTTATAGTCTTCAGGTGCTACTACTTTTAGTTAGATGTTTAAACAATAATTTGCAGTATAGATACATGAATTTAATTGCAAAAATTTTGCAGAATAAGATATGTAGCATTATAGAATAGATTGGACACCTTTTTGACATTTGTGTAGCTCAAAAGACCAATAAATATTGATTTTGATTAAGCAAACTGATTGGACAGAATTCTTATGCTTAAAATCATGATCTGACACCGCAATCCATATTGATTTACATCCATGCCTCATTATTTAACATGGAACCATAGTAAATTAGTAAGTAAAACCTACCCACGAACAGGAATTGAAAGTCTTCTTGCAGCGAGGGTGACATCGCGATAACGGTTAAGGCTCTCTTCTATGCTACAATTGATGTTTGACAATGAAAAGGACTCGGAAGCTGATGCAAAAATAGCTACTTCCTTTGCACCTGATGCAACAGCTGCCTCAAATCCCTGAAACATATGATACATAACCATCAACTTTTCCACTGATAATGACCGAGCAAGTATAttattagattcagatttttaACAATAAGACTTACTTTAAGGTTGGGAGTTAAAACAGGAAGTTGTGCACCTTCTACATCTTGAATTGCTTTCATGACATCCTTTGAATCTGCCAGCTATAAgtcaaaaattaaattaataacACAATTATCCAAGAGGTAGAATTTGCAATTGAAGTTGACAAATAATTCGACCGAGGTTATTAGAACAGCCAAACATGCTATTCAGAACTCCCCAAAAACACTTACAAGAAAAGCCTGAGTTTTGTATATTGTAAAGTAGCTCATGCTAGCCCTCACCACCCCCCTGCCCCCCCCGGACAAAAAGGACATAAAGTTTAATTTACTATTTTGGATTCTCAGCTTAGGAGTCCATCTCAATATTACAATTAGCAAAAAACTATAGTGGGCAGTTTGGATTTTAACTGATGGATTGCTAGTTAAGCAATCAATGCTTAAGTGTTTAAGTGGTTCCTCATTGCTTTTATGAAAAGTTTGATAAATGCCATCGCAAAATCATCTTCTTAGGCATAGCATGCGGATAAGTTAGACAATGCACTTCTCCATAATTGTTTGGTGGCAGACTTAACAAACTTTGGCTGTTGGCATGCAACCCAAAGGGTGATGCTGGATCATTCAAACACAAATCAGAATTGATCTACTCCCTATATCAGCCTCCAACCTCCCACGTTAACTTTGTCACAGAACTCTAATCTTCATATTTCAAGTTAAAGGCAGCTTCAGGTTCAGCACAAAATTCCATTTTCCACATGCCAAAGTTTAGGTTCTTGTTAATGCTACCATAAACACTCGACCCCAAAAATACATGTCTTGATATCTTCATGCATCAAAGGCTGAGGCCTGTATTGGCTTAAGATATATCCTGCTTGAAGAGATCACCAAACAGAATTTGCAAAGTGCTAATGAAGATCCTAGTATATGTGGTGGAGGGTGTGGGATGTGAAATATTGAATTGCTGTATGGTTTACATGTTTATGGTCCTTACATGATTTCAAAGTACAATTATGGAAGATGAGGACATATTGTGGCAAATCTTCATTGTTGGGTTGCCGCATTGGATTGTGAACATCCTGTTGAGTTGCCAAGGTTTGCCTGTTACATAGCAATATTGCTCATCTATCACTAAATAGCCACCCAAGTTAAAACTAGAATAGCCAAAGCCATATTTATCCCGCTACTCTGTCACTTCCTTATATACAGTCTAACAAGCAACCTGCAACTTTCTTGATGTAGACTCCTGCAATAAAATGcctttattattcaaaaatttacATGTTTGATCAGCAATGAAATTGAAAACAAGGTGTAACATTAGTCCAAAATTTAGTCTCTCATGATTAAACATTGTTTTTTCATGAATTAGACTTATTGACCAACCGTAATTGTTTATATAGGACTATTTGTCATGTTAGTGGAGAAACAATGCACAATTGACAGCATTCTACCACTTGGCTCCCAAAATTCCCATGTAAAAGAGGCATCTTTCTTGCTCATCTAAGTTATATAGAGAAATATAGCCCCTGTTGACAGCAACAGAAAATGGATCAAATTATTCCTCTATCCCACGCAACAATTTCCAAAGAGTATGTAAATCTGCAATCACTTAGAGCACTTCCAAATATTTAGGACTGATTCAAGCAAGGTATCTGTAACCAGTTTGGGTTCAGCACAAAATTTTCCTCAACAAGGAAATAAGACAAGCTCCAGCCTGGGAATTTAGCTTGCAACACAAAACTCTCTATTCAACTCAACTGAGCTCAataatatacacacacatataactAGTTATTATTTAGTgtttataaaagaaaatctatcatttgtatctatttatttatttaatactaAGTTATAAACAATTTGATGTACAAGCAAATGTATCTTAACCAAGACATCTAACTGGTGAAACATTTACTAACTTAAGCCGTTGATTGAGGTCTAACTTCTGATATTCACGCACTTTGGTAATTGATGCCATCCCTATTTCTATGGTTCATTCCACCTTCTTCCTTCAAATCACTACCCAACAAACTTTCCCCAACTTTGCTGGTTTCTTCAGTAACCTCAAACTCTCAAGGCCTCAACCACCGACACCTCCCCCACTGAAATTCAGTGAACTGTAGGTCCAAACATATAACAAACTCAAAGAATTTTATTTTAAC containing:
- the LOC103705046 gene encoding 10 kDa chaperonin, mitochondrial-like, with amino-acid sequence MAKRLIPSLNRVLVEKIVPPSKTNAGILLPEKTTKLNSGKVVAVGPGARDRDGNVIPVSVKEGDMVLLPEYGGTEVKLGDKEYHLFRDDDILGTLHE
- the LOC103705044 gene encoding hydroxymethylglutaryl-CoA lyase, mitochondrial-like isoform X2; translated protein: MSSLEEPIGLDNLPNLNYVGRLQRCSSSGCRPILDETEIGNCLSEGRECSSSNSCEEEYAWRRQPKDKFCRDPLILKATRRSRIVFDSVCDSWHMQDHCYCSSCNDTQIRGLANKFLRGLPKFVKIVEVGPRDGLQNEKTIIPTSVKIELIQRLVSSGLSVVEATSFVSPKWVPQLADSKDVMKAIQDVEGAQLPVLTPNLKGFEAAVASGAKEVAIFASASESFSLSNINCSIEESLNRYRDVTLAARRLSIPVRGYVSCVIGCPVEGSVLPSKVAYVAKELYDMGCYEISLGDTIGVGTPGTVVPMLEAVMSVIPVEKLAVHFHDTYGQSLPNILVSLQMGISTVDSSVAGLGGCPYAKGASGNVATEDVVYMLHGLGIKTNVDLSKLMAAGDFICKHLGRQSGSKTAIALSRITADASKI
- the LOC103705044 gene encoding hydroxymethylglutaryl-CoA lyase, mitochondrial-like isoform X1, whose translation is MRTSSILSKYSWWTTCLSRAFIPISFSISSSRMSSLEEPIGLDNLPNLNYVGRLQRCSSSGCRPILDETEIGNCLSEGRECSSSNSCEEEYAWRRQPKDKFCRDPLILKATRRSRIVFDSVCDSWHMQDHCYCSSCNDTQIRGLANKFLRGLPKFVKIVEVGPRDGLQNEKTIIPTSVKIELIQRLVSSGLSVVEATSFVSPKWVPQLADSKDVMKAIQDVEGAQLPVLTPNLKGFEAAVASGAKEVAIFASASESFSLSNINCSIEESLNRYRDVTLAARRLSIPVRGYVSCVIGCPVEGSVLPSKVAYVAKELYDMGCYEISLGDTIGVGTPGTVVPMLEAVMSVIPVEKLAVHFHDTYGQSLPNILVSLQMGISTVDSSVAGLGGCPYAKGASGNVATEDVVYMLHGLGIKTNVDLSKLMAAGDFICKHLGRQSGSKTAIALSRITADASKI